From the genome of Leptospira langatensis:
GGAAGGTAGTTCCAGAGAATGGCTTGGAGAATTCCCAAGGCTCCTCCTAAGTACCAGCCACATCTTTCGATAAAGGTAAATTCCTTGGAGCCCACTTCTTGGAAGATGTCAACGATCCTTTTTACGTTCGGACCTGTGAGTTTACGTAATACAAGTGAGCGAAAATTGAAAACAGAGGATACGTTTTCCTTTACCTGGGTCATGATATTCTTTACCGTATGAGCGCATTTGTCTTGGACAGCCTTTACGATCTCTTCTCCATGACCGTTCTCCAAGTGCTTTCTTAGATCCGGATTGATATGATGCACGATCTCATGTGTGGCGGAAGGAATGAGTTCGTTCAATACAGGTTGGAACTCCGACTCCAATTGCTCCGGGTCCACCTTGGCAAAGAAATCCTCTACTTTGATCAATCGTTCGGTCATGATATTCACGGATTTTAGGGCCAGTTTCTGTGCCTTTTTCGGAACGATTCCCTGCCATCCCAAATAAGGAGGGATGCCTATGAATTCCAAGGGGTAGAAAGTCATCTTAAGGGCCACCACGTTCGTGAACCAACCCACGAATCCGTAGGTAAAGGGCATCATGATGATTCCGATGAATTCTTTGTTTTGACTTAAGAAGGATAGATCCATATTTTCGATTCCTGTAGCGTACGTTATAATGCTCGGTTCTAATGCAAAGTCCCGTTCGGTGGAATGCGCTGCAAGTTATTTTTCCCAATTTCCCGGAATCGAAGAGAAGGACCTGAAAAAAAGATTTTTTAGAGTCGAATGATATTTGGGAATTGGACTTTCTCCCGGATCTGTATGAACTCTTCTTTCTTTCCAAATTGGTGTATTTTGATGGACCCTTCCGGTTTGATCCAGAGGACGAATCTTCCTTTGGATTCCTGGGTCCAGATCCATATCTCTCATTTTTTAGAAGGAACTGAGAATATCCAAGGGGAGAAGGGTACGACCACTCTTCGCTGGCAACCGGGCAAGACTCCTAGATTCTTTTCAGGGAATATTACTCTTTCTGCAAGTTGGTCTGTCACTCATGGAATGGTTTGGCTGGAATTGGTTCCCCAGGAAGAAAATCCGGTTTCCCTCATAGAAAATTCGTATTGGAAGGAATTTCTGGCGAGCGATCTTCCTTTTAGGCAGATCTTTGAAACAAACCAAACCATCAAATGGATCATAGATCCGGATACCGGTGATATTCTTTATGTGAATAATGCTGCCTGTGTCTTTTACGGCTATACTAGAGATGAGCTCTTAAAATTAAAGATCACAGATATCAATACTCTGACTCGGGCGGAAATTTTCGAAGAGATGAAAAGTGCTGCGGCAGAGTCCAGACTGTATTTTCAGTTCAAGCATAGACTGAAGAACGGAGAGATCCGAAATATGGAAGTGTATAGCGGTCCTCTTCAGTTCGGCGGCAAACGGGTGTTATTCTCCATTCTATTCGATGTGACCCAGAGAGTTCTTGCTACTTCTCGCTTGCAGGCGAGCGAGAAGTTATATCGCTCCTTGGTAGAGAATGCTTCCGATTCCATCATCATCACGGATATGCAGACCAAGATCTCCGAAGTGAACCAAAGAATGACGGAGCTCCTAGGTTATACAAAGGAAGAACTACAATCCCTGACTCTCCAAAATATACTGGACGAAGAAAGTTGGGAAGAGACTCGAAAGAAGATCGGTTTCTTGGAGATCGGTAAACCTGCCATTTTAAGCAGAAGATTCAAAAGCAAGTCCGGAGATATTTTGGAGACGGAAGTAAACGCAGTTCGGATCGACGAGAATCGCTATATGGGAATTGTTCGGGATGTTACCGAGAGAAATTTGATGACCCGTTCTATGGAAAAATCCCTGAAAGAAAAAGAAGCGATGCTGCAAGAGATCCATCATAGGGTCAAAAACAATCTACAAGTGATCTCTAGTCTTTTGGGAATGCAATATGATAATACGGAAGATCCGAATCTGAAAAAGATCCTATTGGAATGCGAGAACCGGGTCAAGTCCATGGGATTCGTTCATGCAGAGCTATATCGTTCGGAGAATCTTGCGGCAGTGGATCTTGAAAATTATTTCGGTACTCTTGTCTCTAATCTGATCCGGGCCTATGGAGCCTCGCAAAGGGTGGAGCTTTGCCTAGATCTGAGTTCCTTAGAAGTGTCTCTAGAGAGAGCCATTCCTCTCGGATTGATCTTGAACGAGCTAGTCACGAATTCCCTCAAATATGCCTTCCCGAATGGAAGGACGGGCAAGATCCGGGTAAGTATTTTGCAAGAAGGTAGGTGCGTTCTATTCTCCTATTCGGATGACGGCATCGGGTTCGAAAGAGAGGATTGTGAAGGCCCGGATAGTATTGGAATGCAACTGATCGAGATCTTATCCATGCAACTCAAGGCAGG
Proteins encoded in this window:
- a CDS encoding DUF445 domain-containing protein, encoding MDLSFLSQNKEFIGIIMMPFTYGFVGWFTNVVALKMTFYPLEFIGIPPYLGWQGIVPKKAQKLALKSVNIMTERLIKVEDFFAKVDPEQLESEFQPVLNELIPSATHEIVHHINPDLRKHLENGHGEEIVKAVQDKCAHTVKNIMTQVKENVSSVFNFRSLVLRKLTGPNVKRIVDIFQEVGSKEFTFIERCGWYLGGALGILQAILWNYLPIWWTLPIQGVIVGYITNWVALTMIFRPLYEKRLGPIKYRGLFLARQEEVSKKYSNVFATQVLTARNVLEEILYKRAARTLVETIQTETESAAQRLNLGGVLDAENKGEDSDFENTKKEVIRKVSDSLAGSSTKLETYMGRAMSIENNMFKRMKDLPPEEFEPILRSAFQEDEYVLILIGSVLGAIVGLFQGIYMLAV
- a CDS encoding PAS domain S-box protein, which codes for MNSSFFPNWCILMDPSGLIQRTNLPLDSWVQIHISHFLEGTENIQGEKGTTTLRWQPGKTPRFFSGNITLSASWSVTHGMVWLELVPQEENPVSLIENSYWKEFLASDLPFRQIFETNQTIKWIIDPDTGDILYVNNAACVFYGYTRDELLKLKITDINTLTRAEIFEEMKSAAAESRLYFQFKHRLKNGEIRNMEVYSGPLQFGGKRVLFSILFDVTQRVLATSRLQASEKLYRSLVENASDSIIITDMQTKISEVNQRMTELLGYTKEELQSLTLQNILDEESWEETRKKIGFLEIGKPAILSRRFKSKSGDILETEVNAVRIDENRYMGIVRDVTERNLMTRSMEKSLKEKEAMLQEIHHRVKNNLQVISSLLGMQYDNTEDPNLKKILLECENRVKSMGFVHAELYRSENLAAVDLENYFGTLVSNLIRAYGASQRVELCLDLSSLEVSLERAIPLGLILNELVTNSLKYAFPNGRTGKIRVSILQEGRCVLFSYSDDGIGFEREDCEGPDSIGMQLIEILSMQLKAGSEFTTKNGVKFSLRIPDPVLGK